DNA from Arthrobacter sp. FW305-BF8:
CCCTCAGGCCCTTTGTCCAACGCATCTGCAACCCGCCTTGAAGAACACAAGTGCTTTGGTTACATCAAAGCCCCGCGCATGCCCCGCAGGATCGCCCTGCCGCGAATATTGACGGATTATTTACGCGCCCCATGCCCGAGCCATCCCGGTTACTCGCCGAGCGGCCGCACCGGCCTGATCTCGATCTTTCCGAATTTCGCCATGGGGTGCTTGGATGCCACTTCGATCGCCTCGTCGAGGTCGGTGCATTTGATGATGTCGTAGCCCGCGATCCAGCCCTGCGTCTCCGCAAACGGTCCGTCCGAAACCACCACTTCTCCCCCGCGAACCGTCACAGTGGTCGCATCCTCTACAGGACGCAGCCTGTCCCCGTGCAGGGCCACACCCCGGGATTCCATCTCGGCACCCCATTCTTCAATGTTGTCCTCATCGGCCACATACTTCGGCGCTGTGGGATCAGTACAGATGAAAAGCATGTATTCCACGATGACTCCTTCTGGCTGGCTCCGGTCGGATACCCGCAACATACCCCATCCGGAAGTCCGACGGCGGTGCCCGCCGTCGTTTTCCACGTCCAGGAAACAGCCACCCCACTGAGGAAGCGTGTGTGGCCAAGCGGCAATACGTGAGGACGCGTTGGGGAAAACTCGACGAAAGGTGAGGAAGCGTTGGCAAGAAACCGGTAACAGGTGAGGGAGCGTCGGGGACGCGGAAGGGCCCGGCTGCGCTCTCGCGCGGCCGGGCCCTTCGC
Protein-coding regions in this window:
- a CDS encoding YciI family protein, which produces MLFICTDPTAPKYVADEDNIEEWGAEMESRGVALHGDRLRPVEDATTVTVRGGEVVVSDGPFAETQGWIAGYDIIKCTDLDEAIEVASKHPMAKFGKIEIRPVRPLGE